TTTCGGGCGTTCGGCGAGGTCACCCCGACGGCGGGCTGACCGCACTGCGCCGGCCCAGCCGGGCCACGACGCCGCGCACGAGTCGGATGCCGACGTCGTCTTCGGCCGACATGATCGACTCGGGATGGAACTGGACCCCCGCCACGGGAAGGTCGACGTGCTCGACCGCCATGACCACCCCGTCTTCGGAAAGCGCGGTGGCCATCAGTCCGGGCGGCAAGGCCGCCGCCGGCGCGTGGAGGGAGTGGTAGCGGCCGGCCGTGAACCGCTCGGGCAGGCCGGCGAGCAGCTGGCCCCCGACGACCCGGATCACGGAAGGCTTGCCATGGGTCGGGGTCGCCAGCGTGTCCAGCTTTCCGCCGAGGTGCTCCACCAGGGCCTGGAGGCCGAGGCACACCCCGAACACGGGAAGGCCCCTCGCCAGGCAGGCGGCGATGGTGGCCGAGCAGTCGAAGTCCTCGGGCCGCCCGGGTCCGGGCGAGAGCACGACCAGGTCCGGCGCCAGCCGGTCGAGCTCGTCCAGGGGGAACCCGGCCCGAAGGGTCGTGACGTCGGCACCCCCCTGGCGCAGGTAGTTGGCCAACGTGTGCACGAAGGAGTCCTGGTGGTCCACGAGCAGCACGCGGGAGGAGGGCACCGAGCGCACCTCGACGACATCACCATCGACGGCCTCGGGCCGAGGCTGGCGGACGGCGTCCAGGAACGCCGCCGCCTTGTCACGCGTCTCGAGCTCCTCGGCCTCAGGATCTGACTCCCACAACAGCGTCGCCCCCACCCGCACCTCGGCGACCCCGTTGCGCACCCGCACGGTCCGCAGTGTCAGGCCGGTGTTCATCCGCCCGTCGAACCCGACCCAGCCCACGGCGCCGCCGTACCAGGCCCGGGGTGTCTTCTCGTGGTCTTCGATGAACTGCATGGCCCAAGCTTTCGGGGCACCCGTGACCGTCACCGCCCACATGTGGGACAGGAAGGCGTCCAGCGCGTCGAAGCCCGGCCGCAGCGTGCCCTCGACGTGGTCGACGGTGTGGATGACCCGGGAGTAGATCTCGATCTGGCGGCGCCCGATGACGCGCACGCTGCCCGGCTCGCAGATGCGGGACTTGTCGTTGCGGTCGACGTCGGTGCACATGGTGAGCTCGGACTCGTCCTTCGACGAGTTCAGCAGGGCCCGGATGCGCTCGGCGTCGTCCATGGGATCCCGGCCCCGGGCGATGGTGCCCGAGATGGGGCAGGTCTCCACCCGGGGCCCGTCCACCCGCACGTACATCTCCGGGGAGGCGCCGACCAGGTGGTCGGACTGTCCCAGGTTGACGATGAAACCGTAGGGAGCGGGGTTGCGCTCCCGAAGCCGGCGGAACAGCTCCGAGGGCGGGACGGTGCAGGGTTCGAAGAACGTCTGGCCCGGCACCACCTCGAACAGGTCGCCGCGGCCGAAAGCCTCCTTGGCCACCAGCACCCCGGCCGCGTACTCGCCGGGCCCGTGGTCGCAGGAGCGAGCGACCTCGGACACGCCGACGTACGGGGCGCTGTCTCCCTCACGGGGCAGCCCCCGGGTCGACCGGGCACCTGCCTCGAGCTCGTACCGTCGTCGGGAGGCCCGCTGGCGCTGGTGGTCGACGACGACGATCTCGTCCGGAAGGTACAGCACCAGATCGCGCTGGTTGGCGGGCCGCTCCAGCGTCAGGCGGATGGGCTCGAACTGAAAGGCGAGGTCGTAGCCGAAGGCGCCGTAGAGGCCCAGGTGGGGATCGGCGTCGCTGCGGAACAGCGCCGTCAGGGCCCGGATGACGGAGAACACCGAAGGCTGGAGGCTGCGTGCTTCCTCGGGGAAGCGGCGGGAGGGCGCCTCGACCACGCCGGTCAGGCGCTCGCCTCGCAGCTCGGTCGAGGACAGGTCCGGGACCTCGGCCAGGACGTCGGCCAGGACCGGGAGCAGCTGGCGCCCCCGCCGGTTGAGGGCGGTGACGCTCACCTCCCGCCCGCGGCAGGACAGCTCGAGGAGGGGATCCACGAACCCGACGTCCCACCGGGTGTAGCGGCCCGGGTACTCGAAGCTGGAGGCGAACAGGGCGCCCCGCCGGGTGTCGAGCGCGTCGATGATCTGGTCGATGGCCCCCTCGACCGCGATGTCCTCGACCGTGCGAAGCACGCGGATCCCGCGGTCGGTGGTGTAGGTCGTGGCCTCAGGGGTCATCGACTGTCAACAGTAGGCGGCCGGGTGCGCCATCATTTGCCTCTATGGACCGCGCCAGCTGGGACGACGACTACCGGGCCCTGCGTCACGAGGTGGGCGCGGCGTGGGTCCCTCGGGACGTGGTGCGGGTCGCGGGCCCGGAGGCCGTGGCCTATCTCCAGGGCCAGCTCAGTCAGGACGTCGAAGGCCTGGAGGTCGGAAGTTCGGCCGGGTCGCTCTTGCTGAGCCCCCAGGGCAAGATCGACGCCGTCGTGCGGGTGACCCGGACGGCTGGCGACGAGCTCCTGCTCGACGTCGACGGGGGCTACGGCTCGGTCGTCGTCTCCCGCCTGGCGCGGTTCAAGCTCCGGACCAAGGTCGACATCGAGGCGCTCGGGTGGCGCTGCCTCGCCCTTCGCGGCCCTCACCTGGCCGATCTCGGCCTCGGCGCCCATGAGCGGGACGGGCTGGCACTGGCCGCCGACTGGCCGGGCCTCCCCGGCGTCGACCTGGTCGGCGAGCATCCGGCCGTGCCCGACGGGGTTCCGGTCTGCGAACCCGCGGCCTGGGAGGCGGTGCGGGTCGAAGCCGGGATCCCGACGATGGGAGCAGAGCTGACCGACCGCACCATTCCCGCCGAGACGGGCCTCGTGGAGCGCACGGTCAGCTTCACCAAGGGCTGCTACACCGGCCAGGAGCTCGTGGCCCGCATCGACTCCCGGGGCGGGCGGGTCCCCCGCCACCTGCGGGGCGTGGTGGTCAGGGGAGGCGACGCCCCGCCAGTGGGCGCCGCACTGTTCGCGGAAGATGGGGGAGAGCGCGAGCTGGGCCAGCTGACCAGCGTGGCCCTGTCTCCGACGCTCGGAGGCCCGGTGGCCCTGGCCTACGTCCGCCGGGAGGTCGAGCCGCCGGCCGATGTCGTCGTCCGCTGGGGTGGGGAGGAGGCCTCCGGCCGGGTGGAGGCCCTGCCCCTCGTGACATGAGGCTGGGACGCACGCCGACACCCGCCGTGGCCGCGCTGGGCCTTGCCGCGCTGGGCCTCGCCGGGCTGGGGCTTGCTGCCTGCGCCCCCGGCGCGGTCAGCGCCCTTCCCCCGCCGCCGAGCACCGCCCCGAGCCGGTCCACGACCACGACCCCCGACCTCACCGGGATCGCACTGCCCGGGGTGCCCGGGCGCACGACGATTCCCGGCGTCGCGATGGGGCCCGGACACGCCACGCTGTCGGGCACCGTGAGTGGGCCGGGCGGCCCCGTCGGGGGCGCCACCGTGGAGGTCCAACGCCTCGTCGGCGAGGCCTCGGCCACCGCCCGGGTGACCGCCGGACCCGACGGGCGGTGGTCGCTCCCGAACATCCTCGGCGGCCGCTACCGGGTGCGGGCGTGGCGCGTGCCCGACCAGACCATGGCCACCCCCGCGATCCTGTTCCTCGGGGGCGGAGAGAACCGGACCCTCGGTCTCGGCGTGCAGAGCTTCTCGGGACCCGTCGTGACCTCGG
The sequence above is drawn from the Acidimicrobiales bacterium genome and encodes:
- a CDS encoding anthranilate synthase component I → MTPEATTYTTDRGIRVLRTVEDIAVEGAIDQIIDALDTRRGALFASSFEYPGRYTRWDVGFVDPLLELSCRGREVSVTALNRRGRQLLPVLADVLAEVPDLSSTELRGERLTGVVEAPSRRFPEEARSLQPSVFSVIRALTALFRSDADPHLGLYGAFGYDLAFQFEPIRLTLERPANQRDLVLYLPDEIVVVDHQRQRASRRRYELEAGARSTRGLPREGDSAPYVGVSEVARSCDHGPGEYAAGVLVAKEAFGRGDLFEVVPGQTFFEPCTVPPSELFRRLRERNPAPYGFIVNLGQSDHLVGASPEMYVRVDGPRVETCPISGTIARGRDPMDDAERIRALLNSSKDESELTMCTDVDRNDKSRICEPGSVRVIGRRQIEIYSRVIHTVDHVEGTLRPGFDALDAFLSHMWAVTVTGAPKAWAMQFIEDHEKTPRAWYGGAVGWVGFDGRMNTGLTLRTVRVRNGVAEVRVGATLLWESDPEAEELETRDKAAAFLDAVRQPRPEAVDGDVVEVRSVPSSRVLLVDHQDSFVHTLANYLRQGGADVTTLRAGFPLDELDRLAPDLVVLSPGPGRPEDFDCSATIAACLARGLPVFGVCLGLQALVEHLGGKLDTLATPTHGKPSVIRVVGGQLLAGLPERFTAGRYHSLHAPAAALPPGLMATALSEDGVVMAVEHVDLPVAGVQFHPESIMSAEDDVGIRLVRGVVARLGRRSAVSPPSG
- a CDS encoding glycine cleavage T C-terminal barrel domain-containing protein; this translates as MDRASWDDDYRALRHEVGAAWVPRDVVRVAGPEAVAYLQGQLSQDVEGLEVGSSAGSLLLSPQGKIDAVVRVTRTAGDELLLDVDGGYGSVVVSRLARFKLRTKVDIEALGWRCLALRGPHLADLGLGAHERDGLALAADWPGLPGVDLVGEHPAVPDGVPVCEPAAWEAVRVEAGIPTMGAELTDRTIPAETGLVERTVSFTKGCYTGQELVARIDSRGGRVPRHLRGVVVRGGDAPPVGAALFAEDGGERELGQLTSVALSPTLGGPVALAYVRREVEPPADVVVRWGGEEASGRVEALPLVT